The Sulfurimonas sp. HSL3-2 genome segment CCTTAGTATATAATCATAAAATCGAGATAAATAATGATTAAAAATATTTTATGGGATTTTGATGGTGTAATTCTTGATAGTATGAAGATCAAAGGTGATGGATTTGTAGAACTTTTTAAAGAATATGATAAAGATAAAGTAAGTTTATTGGAAAAATATCATTATCAAAATGGAGGAGTATCTAGATTTGAGAAGATAAAATACTTTTATAATACAATTCTTAATAGAGAAATAAGTGAAGAAAAAATTACTGCCTTAGCCATAGAGTTTGCAAAGATTATAGAAAAAAAACTTTACCAAAAAGAGAACCTCTTTGAAGAAAGCGTTGAGTTTATAAAAATGAATTATAAAAACTTTGACTTTCATATAGTTTCCGGAGCAGAACATAAAGAATTAAATGAGCTTTGTCAATATTTTGGTTTATCTCAATATTTTAAAACTATAAATGGAAGTCCAACTAGTAAAGAAATTTTAGTTATGAATATTGTAGAAAAATATCATTATAAAAGAGATGAGACGATCTTAATCGGTGATGCTATGACTGATTATAATGCAGCAATAAAAAATAATATTAACTTTTATGGATATAACAATCCGGAATTAAAAAAAAATGGACCATATATAGACAGTTTTAAGGATTTTAAAATATGAATTCACGAGAATTAAATGAATCATATTTACAACATAAACAAAAGTTTCAAAACTATATAAACGTGATTAAAAAAAGCAGTCCTTGGGATATCTATACTATAGTGAATGCCACTTTGATAAAAAATCCATATACAACAGTTTTCCCACTAAGATTTTTCAAAAAAGAGTTAAAAAACAACAATCTAATATTCTCTTTTTGTAAAAATATTGGTTTGTTTTATATTAAAAACATTTATCTATACCTTTCTTTTTTTATAGCTTTTATTCTCTATAAAATTTATTATAAAAAACAAAGAAAAAATGAATTGAAAACTATTATAGATATTTTTGGATTAGTAGATAAAACAAATAAAGACGGTGTCTTTAGTGAGCATTATTTAACAGGAATATATGATGTATTTGAAAAATATAATCAACAATATACTATTTTGCTTCGTTTATATGGATTGGGTAGAAATCCATTTAAATTAATAAAATTTCTAAAAATTATTAGGGAAGATAAAAGAGACATCATTTTTGAATATGAATTTTTAAAATTTAATGATTTTTTAGATCTGTTTATTTTATGCGTATTGTATCCATTTAAGACACTTAGACTTATACAAAAAGAGCGAATAGAACAAGATAAAATTTTTAATGAATCAATTATAGAAGATATAAGATATTTCAATTTAGATAGTTTGAATCGGTATATACTGGGCAAAAACTTATCAAGAATACAATCGATAGAGAAAATTTATTCTTGGAGTGAGTTTCAAGTCATTGAAAGAAGTTTTAATTACGGAGTTAGAAAGAACAATAATGATATTAAGTTAATTGCTTGTCAATTCTATCTTAATTATGAATCATATTTTAATACCTATATCGATGATTTAGATTATGATATGTTGGCATCGCCGCATGAAGTGCTTGTGAATGGACAGTATTATGTATTAGATAGAGATAAAGTTAAATATGCTAGAGGTGTTTCTTTACGATATAAAAATATTTTTCATTTTCAAGGTGTTATAGAAGAAAAAAATATTTTACTTTTAGGTTCATATATGGAAAAAGATACACAATATATGCTTGAGAGTGTGAAAGATTTTAAGAATGTAATATTTAAAAATCATCCTGCAGTTGATATTAGTATATTTGGAAAATTATCTACAAATATAGCTATTTCCAATGAAAATATTTATGAACTTTTTAAAAATACAAAACTTGTGATAGGTACCGCATCCGGTACTGCTGTTGAAGCAGTCGCTTGTGGTATCTCTGTCATAATTATAGCAAGTCAGGACAATCTTACCGTTAATCCGTTGGTTGAACATGGAAAAGGTGAGATTTGGGATATTGCTTTCAGTAAAGATGATGTACCTACTTTGTATAATAAACTTTTAAATTATAGAAAAAATAATATAGAAAAAATAAAGAGTATATCTTTGTGGTATAAAGAGAACTTTTTCATTGAACCAACAGAAGAAAAAATTGTTAAATTGTTTAAATTAGATAAGGAAAAGAAATAGCATGAAAGTACTATTATTAGCTGGCGGATTCGGGACAAGACTGAGTGAAGAAACAGACATTCGGCCAAAACCTATGGTAGAAGTTGGAGGGAAACCAATCTTATGGCATATAATGAAGATATATTCTCATTACGGATTTAATGACTTTGTAGTACTGCTTGGATATAAAGGCTACTACATAAAAGAATACTTTGCCAATTATTTCTTACATCAAAGTGATGTGAGTATAGATTTGAAAAACAACAATATGGAAATATTGAATAATTCAAGTGAACCATGGAAAGTGACATTGATAGATACAGGTCTAAATAGTTTGACAGGTAGCCGTATAAAAAAAGTTCAAAAATATGTAGGAAACGAGCCGTTTCTGCTCACATATGGTGATGGTGTGAGTGATGTAAATATTGAAAAATTAGTACAGTTTCATAAATCTCACGGAAAAGCCGTAACAATGACATCTGTACAGCCAGAAGGTAGATTCGGAGCACTTAATATCACGGATGATCTTCAAGTAACACATTTTAAAGAGAAGCCTAAAGGTGACGGAGGCTGGATAAACGGTGGTTTTTTTGTATGCGAATCTAAAGTATTTGATTACATATCTGATGGTGATAATATTGTTTTTGAACAAGAACCATTGCAAAATCTTGCAAATGACGGTGAATTATTTACATATAAACATCATGGATTTTGGAAACCAATGGATAGCTTAAAAGATAAGAATGATCTTAATAAGCTTTGGGATGAGAATACAGCCCCATGGAAGGTATGGTGATGTTCGAAAACGTTTACAAAAATAAAAAAGTCCTAGTTACGGGGCATACAGGCTTTAAAGGCAGTTGGCTGACAATTTGGCTTTTAAAGTTGGGGGCGAATGTTGTAGGTGTTTCAAAAGATGTCCCGACTACTCCTTCAATGTTTAAAGAGTTGAAATTGGATACTAGAATCAAACATTATTTAGAGGATATTCGAGATCTTCAAAAAATGATAGAAATTGTTTCTGACGAGAAACCGGATTTTTTATTCCATCTGGCTGCACAACCTATCGTATCCACATCATATAGTGATCCGATAGAAACGATATCATCAAATGTAATGGGTACGACAAATATTCTGGAAGCTCTAAAAATATCGAATCATATTTGTAAAGCAGTCATAATTACTAGCGATAAAGCTTATGATAACGTCGAGCAGGTTTGGGGCTATAAAGAAGATGATAAAATGGGAGGCAAAGATATATATAGTGGTAGCAAAGGTGCTGCAGAGCTTATAATAAAATCATATTATCACTCCTTTTTCAAACACGATGGCTGTAATG includes the following:
- a CDS encoding HAD family hydrolase, which gives rise to MIKNILWDFDGVILDSMKIKGDGFVELFKEYDKDKVSLLEKYHYQNGGVSRFEKIKYFYNTILNREISEEKITALAIEFAKIIEKKLYQKENLFEESVEFIKMNYKNFDFHIVSGAEHKELNELCQYFGLSQYFKTINGSPTSKEILVMNIVEKYHYKRDETILIGDAMTDYNAAIKNNINFYGYNNPELKKNGPYIDSFKDFKI
- the rfbF gene encoding glucose-1-phosphate cytidylyltransferase, which translates into the protein MKVLLLAGGFGTRLSEETDIRPKPMVEVGGKPILWHIMKIYSHYGFNDFVVLLGYKGYYIKEYFANYFLHQSDVSIDLKNNNMEILNNSSEPWKVTLIDTGLNSLTGSRIKKVQKYVGNEPFLLTYGDGVSDVNIEKLVQFHKSHGKAVTMTSVQPEGRFGALNITDDLQVTHFKEKPKGDGGWINGGFFVCESKVFDYISDGDNIVFEQEPLQNLANDGELFTYKHHGFWKPMDSLKDKNDLNKLWDENTAPWKVW